tatttttttcttaaaaatattaaattttattaaatactattcTTTGAGCCTtataattattatctattttactttttcatatatatcgagaaaaataattttttattaattttataattatatttatcttgaaagtattaaaatttattagatattaagagatgttataaaaaaatttaaaaaataaaattaaataaattttaatttttatattattatataattttaaaaaagtttaaaattgagaaaatgAATAATGTAATgaattttttcagaaaaaaaacaaaaaaaaaaaaaaaaaacaaaaaaacaaaaagtgtCCACCCAAGCCACGATAACAGGGGAAATAATGGACAACGCACTATTCTCTCCAAGGGCGCAGGAGAATCCTAATCGAGCGGAGGGTCACAGAAGTCCCTACAGCCAAACGACCGTATTCTACGCGAAAAGAAGGAGAGGACAGTAACCTCAAACGACGATCGTTAGTTAAGGTGGCTGttcgatgaaaaaaaaaaaaaaaagagttagaGGTAGCTGTTGGATACAACGTAAGGACGGAGTTGTCTCCTGCTATCTCTActtgttctctctctctctctctctctctttcaaaGAGTAGACTTGGTGGCTAGTAATTATCTTCTGCTCAGGTATTCTATCATATACCATTTGCGCATTCCAGTTTATGAATTGTACTGTGTAGTTTCCCACGTCTTAATTTTTAGAAACACCTATTGATTTAGTAAGGATTCGATATAAATGCagtcaaaacatcaatatagaTGTGAAAGATTCAAAATTTGTCTTGGTAATAAGATGGGTAGTTTTGAATTACTGGTGGGTTTTACTTGAATGCACAaatctaaaaagaaaatttgctTCCTGAAATGAAAATTTGCTTGAGCAATGAAATGAATTTTCCCTTTAAACTAATGATGTGTTATAGATGGTGAAGATGATTCATTTTACATAATTGGTATATGTATGGGAAATTCTTATGTGGATCTGTCCACCATGAATCCAAGACACATGAATGGGTCCCATGTAATTTCTTCATAGAAGGACCCACATTCATGTGTCTTGAGTCCATAAGAACTGGTTCTGGTAAGTTTTTCCCTGTACTGATTTTTTCATGGAGGGACCCATATTCTGGTATCCTCACTTACATGTAATGTGCATTTAAGATTGTTGCTTTCTCAGTGTTCACTGCTATTGTTAAGTTTGAGGTTGCTTTCATTAGTGATCACTTACCTGAGGAGTTTTTATGTGCACCATTGCATATTACCTAATCTATGACTTTGTGGGATTGGTGTTGTTGGTATCCTTTCCTTTCTAGGGTTGAGAAGGCTTTGTCTTTCACTCCAATTTAATGATGCTGTGTCAACAGTTGTCCACATATAACTTTTGGTGCATCTGCTGCACCTAATTGTTGGAAAGAAAAGATTTAAAGTAATGGATTtggttttttcttttcaaatttaatcAACTTGTATTCTAAATTTATGGGATCATTAGACTTGTGAACTTGGACGGAAATTAATTTGGGGATGTATATGAAAGTTTACAAAGGTCTAGTTTCAACTTAAAGGTGACATTTGATTAAATCAACTTTCCCTCCTCTTCTGCAAGTGTTTgtgtattaatttttatacaatttGGAACTAACATATCAAATTTAACCTGGGATGTTTCAAAATGCTTTGTTTAATTGACAATTTAGTCACTTTTGGGAGTAGGAACAATGATAAACTCATCATAAGaattcattttcttcttcttatatattattttttggcTGTATAGGTATGCTAGGAAGACAATTGGCTTCTCCCCTGTTAACATTTGATTCTCCTACACGTTTAAGCTTTTCAACCGTAAGTACTGTTTCATATATAATTCTTACACTCTTACTGGGTGTACAAACAGACAATCCCTGCTATCATCATGTAATAGTATAAGGTAGCATAGAACATTCTGATATGTGGGCAAGGAAAAGAATGATTGCTAAAAGTTAAAATCATATGATTTTGTTATGGAGAGCTCAGTTCATTTATTGAAGGCAATAAAACAGCATTATAGATGTGGCAGGCTGGCGGCACTCTTTCTTTACAAATTCAGGCTTCATATTATGTTCTTACATTGGGATAGATTCATTTCTTGGATCTACTCCATTTTATGTGGGTCATTTCTTGATGCTTGTCATGTAGCTAGATGGCCTAAAATATAAGCTAGAATGCATACTACTGACATGAAAGCTTCAAATTTTAAGGATTAATGTTTCCAAGTAGTAAACTAACAAATATGAACTACCCTTTATGTACTGTTTTGGCCTTTACTGCCTCATTCATCGCAATGCAATCTGTAGCATAAACGCCTGTAGATGCTGAGGTTAAAGTAGCGATCTCATTTACATTCACCTGGACTTGCACAAAGTTTTAAGAAGTGCATGACTTTTAAGTTAGACGTTGTGCCTCATCTGTCTTTGGCAGCTTCCCAAAATACATGCCTTGATATTGAAAAATTACTTTAAACACTAAATTTCACCTGATCCAAATGCTTGAGTGGCAGAGCTGTTGCTCGGTTTGGCTCTAGGTAGGGTTGACCATGGTCTGGGTTGGGCCTGAAACTGGATAGATTAAACCTGCGACTGGAACCAATCAATGGTATCAGGGCCTGacttggggggggggggagaggTGTTGGGAGATTAAGTCTAATCCGGTTaaatctgttttttttttttaaggaaaattaTTTCAACCATTGGATTGCCTCAATCCAGATTGAACCATAACCACAATCCTAGAACTGGAACCAAACCAAAATTGTGGGGAGCTGGTACCTCTCAGTCTGGTTCAGGTTCAGGTCAGCCATGGGCAGCACCGGCTTGTGGCTGACCCCAGCTGTAGGTTTTTGAAGATGTATGTGCATTGTATGGGAATATGTGAGAAAAATTATTTCTCAGATATATCTGAaaggaaataatttttaatggcGTTGcatcttcattttcttttagtACTTTGCTTCTGGGTCATCATTTTCTGCTTTATATACAAGTATTTGGAATCTAGATTTCTGGCTAATAAACATTGGGTGAAGAAGGGAGCATAATTTTTCTAATTGCTGATAAACTGCCCTTTCATTGCAGCCTGATAGAGCAATAGCTTCACCTAATATTGCTTGTTTGAATGTAAACTCCTCTCAAGCTCTTCCATCAAATTTAATCCAAGGAGCCTGGACCTCTCATTTTCCTCGTAAGAAGTGGACAATACATTCCTCTGCACAAATTGATAATTTAACTTTGAACgatgaagacaagaagacatGGGAAACATGCAGAGAAGCCCTGTCTGCATTTGAGTTCAGCATTGAGGAGAAAGACAAGATACTTGGAAAAGCATTTGGTCATGTGCATTCACCTTACTGGGGCGAAGAACGAAAACGAGAAGTCCCAAAATTTGAAATCGTAAATGAAATACTAGATCATTTGAGGAGTCTTGGCCTTTCAGATGATGATCTCTACAAGTTGGTAAAAAAATTTCCAGAAGTTCTTGGCTGTAGTCTGGACAAGGAGTTGAAGACTAACGTGCAGATACTCGAAAAGGACTGGGGGATAAAAGGAAAATCATTGCGAAATCTTCTTCTTCGAAATCCTAAAGTATTAGGTTACAATGTTGATTGCAAGGGAGATTGTATGGCACAATGCACACGTTGCTGGGTTCGGTTCTAGGCATCACAGAACGCGAGTCGTATTTTCTTATACGAAAGGGAACATTTTGCAGCATTCTTCATTGTTATGCATTTTATCTGTGTATATTTTTTGAGTTCAATCTATTCTATGTGCATCAATGAAAGTGTATTAGTTCACTAATCGCAATAATGTTTTAGCTTGCATTGACACATCAATTTGTAGTTGTTTACTGATTTATGCCTAAAGTAACCTTACTTAttttagttcgattcgatttttatcataaaaaattgataaaatcaaattaaattgaatcgattagtgataataatatattattttttatactatagaaattaaattataatcaagttttaaatattctaattaaattttaaaatattaaaaataaggtgtaaaaaataaaaaatttattaaaaagtttaattaattaaattaaattaaattgcatCAGTTTAATTCAAATCAGATTCTGCTTAAAATTGGTTTAGTTTGATTTTCACAATTAAAAACTCTGCTTAAAattgatttagtttgattttcacaaatattaaagttttaatttttgatttatttggtTTGGTTCGTTTATGAATCGAGCTGATTTAATGCTCACCTCTAATATTAATAGACCGAACTGAATCAatcagtgataataatatattattttttataatacagaaatattaaattataattaaaatttaaatattttaattaaattttaaaattatttttaaaaaataaaaaatcaattaaaaattataatcaattcgatttaaattaatttatgttttaaatcagtttgatttaatttttataaatattaaaattttaaattttaatttattcaattcaataaaTGAATTAACTGAATACCCACGTTTAAATAACAATAGATCCTCACAAACTAGATTTTGGTAAATTATTATAAAgtgtttgtattttttttaatttttaaaatatttttatattttataaaatttttattaatttaatttatttaaaatttataattaaaatttttattttaatttatggttaaatttaatttattatgatttggcggtatattatgttatatttttaattttactttaataattaatatatatatataattttgaattttctcaAGTGAAAACTAGTTAAGGAGTTAATGACCCAAAAAATTTGAGActagaataatatattaatactttagtaataagaaaaatcatcaaatggtgctattattatttataactcgataaaaataatttatggacttaattcaaattaaaacaaCTCATTAAATATAacacaatttaatttattagatcattaaatataatataatttaatttattggatTTGTTTACCGAGTTATTATtagtttaaatatatttcaatttaaatgtagaaaaatgaaattaaatttattttttaaattaaattgaagtttaataattttaaattaattttttaaatattatagttaaaaataaaacctCCCGTCGTGGCagttttttaattgtttattattattattatttttttggccACCATCTATAAAGCTCGTAATGGCCCACTTTTTGCCAGAGTGTCCAGAAACTGATGACGGCAGCGATTTGCCTATTTTGCTTGTTTTGTTTTCAATTTTCTGATTTTTTGACCGAGTTGTGTGGTTTGTGGTTTGCCAGTCGTTTGTTTTTGGATTTCGGTTTTAGCGTTGGCTGTGTGACTGTGACAGTTCTTGAAGGGGAATGGATCGGTGACACTTGGACGCTTGAACTAGTGAGACTCTTTTAGCGGCTTCATTAGGATGACAACAAATtggtattttaaatatttaatttgattaaatattaattgaacaaatttaaattagttataactaaatttaaaaatgagttttaatttaaaaaaattaatgtccgtcataaatttgaattaaatttaaacattatatattaaatatttttatataaataattaatttaatataaaatatatattttataatgatatttataaaaatttttatatgtttttatctgcaaattaaatattttttagaacattattttttaaatgaaaattattaataaaaatattttttataaattattaattaaaatatatataattaaatgaatttaaatttcattaattaataataatcgagtttaaattgaaataatttttaatgagaTATCTTATCTATTTAGATCTCTAAGCTTTCCTATTATAGGCTGTAAATGTTGTGGATGATTTTTCCCTTCGACAACAGCTGGCGGTGAGTgattgaaactttggttgttttctgGGTTTTGATTTGGGGGAATGACTGGCTGTTGCTTCTAGGATTGATGTCATCTTTTCGTTGACATTTATGGTTTTGCTGCTTTCTTCCATGTTAGGTTCTCTCGTAGTTTGTTCTTCCAGTCCGATACAGTGTTCCTTGTTGCTGGTGCTTGGTTGTTGGTGGTGGATGCAGATGTGCAAGGGACCTTCGGTTGGGGTGGTCAGTTCTTCTAGGTTGGGCTTCTTCCTCGTTAGGCTATAGGCTGGACTTTGATAGTTTTTGGTTGGTTTACTCGTTTGTTTGAGTCAGTTGCAtaggataaaaaaatatattttttctttttcaagatTTTTCAATATCCATTTGACTATTTTTTCCCATACTCTTTTTTTCAAACAATTGCCTCCTTATGTCCAAGAATGAAAATGGAAAGCTAAGTTTATGAACAATCAAACACAACTTGACAGAGATTTAGATTTTGACCCAAAAATGAATTTGATCTTGAAAGACCAGAAGATCCCTATAGAAGTATTTAAACGATTAAGTTGAGCTGAATTTTAAAAGGTTTTAATTTGATtcgttaaatttttttcaaatttaaattttaacccATTTAGAATtaaatctaaatattaataaatttaaatttaatttatttaaaaaataatatataaattaattcataaaCTTATTAAGTAAATTttcactttaaaaaatttagatttaactcatgaaaaatatatataaaagtttaaatttatttctcgtATGATATCAATCACAATCTACTTAACTTAATAAAACCATTTACAAGACTACTCATAAATTCAAAACAAATCAAACTCACAACTTGAATAttatgaaattcaaatttcacttatttaaaaatctaaattcactcatttaaaaatctaaaactCGAATTAagtttaatcaaaattatatcAAATCAAATTTCAAATAGCTCGTGTACAAATCAAGACAGTAGTATAGATCATCCGTTTCTAGCAGAGCCTAACAAATGCTTAAAAGCTTTAGTTTGTAAATTCCATGGAGGCCATTCAAGATATTGGCTTCAATAAGAGACTAATTCTTATAAGAATTTCCTTGGATAATCATCTATTTCCCTATTTCCAATATTCCAAAAAATTTCATCAATCTCACATATTAATCTTTGCTCTTAAAGGCATCATCCAATCAAACAGTTAAATGTCTCGGTTGATTCTTCAACCATCTAGATGCACAAGCTAGCAAAAGCAAAAACTATATGATCCCTCCTCCCCCCCCCCCAACCCCAAAAAAAAACCTTCATACTCCTCATCACTGTAAGACAGTAAAATGATACTAGCCCATAGCATATTTCTGTGTCCAGGATCGAGCTGTACTCTCATACTTGGCTTTATCAGTCTTATAAACATTAGCAATATCAGGCACCAAAGGATCATCAGGATTTGGATCCGTCAGCAGTGAGCATATAGACAATAACACCTGCAAATATATACATTCAAGTAATAACATATATTTAGTTATGAAGTTCCTGAATTTTCCAAATCATTATCATAGGACTTGAAAGTCGCATTCTAAgtcaaattgattaaaatttttttttttaatttagttctTATAACATAGAAAAACAGAAAAAACATATAGAAATATACAGtggatttcaaattttaaaaaattcattatatcgtcattaaaattttaaaaaatctattaatttgttattttatgagttttaaccagaatgttttactatttagttcatataatataaaaaaattctttggttgatttctaaattttataaaaatgtctaTTACTTAGTCACTCTGTATTTTCTGCAATACTTAATTAATGAAAAGACTgcttagtatattttttaaaatttttaggatattttaatgcatttattaaaataccagaaattaatttctatataacatgagaactaaatagtaatttttttcaaaaagcaAAACATGATGTTAAAAGAAGGTATAGATGCAAAATGAACCTTTGAAACTGTAAGCGCAGGACTCCATTGTTCCTTGAGAATGTCAAGGCAGATACTACCTTTATTATTGATGTTTGGGTGATATACTCTTGTCTTGAATGAAACCTGACAAGAAAAAAAGATATCATCCTAAAATTTTCCTGATAAACAACAACCCATCCAGGCAAACCAAATTTTTGAGAAACCAGAGATTGAATTCTGAAATTTGTCaccttgggaggcttgaatggaTAATCAGGAGGGAAGTGTATGGAGACAGAGAAAACACCTCCAGCAAATGGGCTATCTGCTGGACCCATAATAGTTGCTTGCCAATGAAACATGTCATCTCCAACAGGACCTGCTCCCAAGAAGCCAAGCTAAATGTAACTTAATTCATTACCCCATAGCCTTTTTTACATTAACTAAGACAGAGCAAACAACCTGCACTGCAGGATACTGGAGGTTCCTTCTGCATGTCTCTCAATTCCTTGTTAATTCGCTTTAAAGCCATATCCAACCCTCTAAAATTCAAAATGAGAACTTCTGAAGAGATATTAATcagggaaaaaaaatatatgaacagCATAATTAATTCTTCATAATCATACTTAATGCTCAATCCCAGTGATGAACTGACCGGAGAATGGATACAAATATTGATCAACTAGACAAGGATTTCGATAAATAGACTATCACAGTAATTAAAATTTGTAAGAATTCATTTGAATGCCCAATCGGATGAAAATTAGAATACTCTCAAGAACTGCATcacattaattaattatcttTTCCAAAAATACTCCCAAAAGCAGGGTTTAGAAAATggggagaatttttttttttttaaaaaaaaaatcaagatcgACGACCAATCAgttgattaataaattatatcaaataaacAATAAGCCAAAGAAACCCTAATCAGTCAACAATAGATCAATCACAGTTCAAAGAATGGCTCTCAAATCATAAGAAGAAAAACACATACACACAGAATAACCAATACAATAATGAAGCTAGTTTTTGATGTAACGAAAAAACAAAAATCACCTCACCTGGAAATTAGGGTTTGGTAGATGAAGAAATGAGGGGTTTTTGAGTAGAGGAGCGCATGTATATATAGAGAGACTTTTCACATGTCACCATGCACGCacacaatttatatatatatatatatttaaaataagttcTAGAAAGTTCTAGACGATTTGTGAAACCCTATATAAGCTTCGACCTTAAAAAAAAAGGGCCCATAtaagaatttataaaaaaatattttaaataattatcatttaaattaaattatgaaaaagatgagaataaaaaatatataatattacatacataaaacgaaattgatttttctttttgtgttgaaaattttactaaaaagtcaattattactttttttttttaattttgataccCTTTTATTCAATATATTGgtaaataaatgataaataattttatttattaattataaatttaataaactaattatgaattttaattttttactaatatatcattcctttaattaattaaaattaattttatcaaaaaatactttaattatttaatatttatgttaaatttaagTGAAATGgacttcatttttattttattatatgatttaatatgatttttaattctACATTTTAAGATTTATActttataattatttgttattgaataatttaataaaattaaattgaagcttttttttagaaaaagagaTGGATAGTGAATTatagtaaataaattattattttagaaaataaaatatcatataatttgaaacatataaaaaataaaataagcttATTTTTGTGAGAGAAAATGAgtgatatattttaaaaaataaaataattattataaaataaaaatatatgaaaattagtGTCATATATAATGAGTAAAAATAATGTGTATtgcatttataattatttaggaatcttttattttttaaaaataaactttaaatttaataatgaaaattaatttaattaattaaatcattttatttaaataagtttGAAAGgtggaaaatgagttttttattaatcaagaaaaatattttctattaattaaaatttttaagtattttaaaaattaaaaattaaaaaattattttttaaaaaaatattttatgtgaaacAGACTGCAGCATAAgattttgtatattttttaaaaattaatatctaaaatttatcatgattaatattcattaatatatttcaaaattattaaaagtttaatataTTAATCTATGTTTATAActctatattatataatttatctatAGATTATAATATAGATAAAATAAGTGGAACACGGATTGCCGAAAtctcaataatttaataatatatattaataaatttaattaattattacaattatttcatttattctataaagataatattataattatgttcATATGGTTTATTAATGTAAttaatgtaattaaaataattaattttatttttattatataccaTCTATTCATATTACTCTATTaccaaattattattaattaatagatttatattttttaaagcatAATAAATATGGATAcattagaaatttaaaaaaataaattattattttataaaaaccaaataatttgaaatctttaaaaaaaattattgaaaaaaaaaactctaaacaTTTacgataatttatatttatatctaataaattaaattttaaataataaaatcatttttttaatttactataattatagttaaaaatattaaatcaaatttagaaaagtaaataataaattacaatataatttttaaaattttatttaactaacaaaataatttttaaatatatattttattataataatgttatttttgttaatttcaTTACTCACCCCTactttcaattttatataatatcataaattattaataaaaaatttaaaatataaaaaaataaaattttataatttaaaatatataatattttattttatttaaaatattattaataaaaaatacaaaatttctattataaaaaatatacccataatttataatgttaaataaaaatattagataaaatattttaatatatattgataTTTGAAATTCGAAAATGGATTACATTCAGTATATTTTGATAAAacttagatttttatttttccttcgtctcctttcattttttttttttcttttggaatGTGCAATCactattttgtatttatattcgTATCCTTTGTTATATTTACGCTGGTAGTACGTACAAACGTACTatattcttttttcttattaagCGACCATTTAATTACATCTGACACTATTTAGACACGATTCTGGATATTGCGGGATCTATTTTTTCATGGAGGCTAATGAGTATTTGGGGTTAGAATCCCGCGGGTAGATTTAGATCCAATTCAGCTTGTATGGACATGTCCTAGACTGGTATGAGACTTAGAGCCGTGTATTGGGCCCTCGTTGAGCTCTGGCCCGGTTCTTTTAGTTTGGACTGTCTTAGACCCAAGTGTCGAAGCTCAGCGGTCATCAAGTGCCCCTCTAGGAGGGTTCTGTTAAAACATCCTTTCTCTACCTTTTCCAATTTCAAATTTTGCTTTTGCTTATTGCTCTGCCTCTTGCGCTACTTCTGCCATTCTGCCATCTCTCTTCCTTATAATCTCAATTCTCAGATTTGAAGTACGTTTTGTCCCTCTAATGGCTTTTACTAGGATTCCTAAGATGGGCGATCTAGTCTCTTCTGTCactccttctttctttttcaaccCTTTCTCTTGTGACCTTGCTAATACCTCCATCTTCAAGATTAGGGCACCTCTGCCTAATAAGCGTATCGTTCTTCTCAACCCATTGCCGGAAAGTCTTATAAATGCTCAGCAGAGGTGTAATTTGGTCTTCTTTTACAAACAGCACAAATTCGGACTAATATTTCCTTTTATCCCTTTTTCATCGAAGTCTTCCATCCAATGTTGTCCCCTAATTCCATCTTGTTCATGTGCTGTTTTGAGTCTGTCTGCTTATGTTGGAGTTTTTCCCCTTCCGTCGaattattttatactttttttgTGTAGTTAGGTCTAACCATGGGTTTTATAATTTTGGTCCCGAGCTgggttatttatatttatagggTATAAGGGCTCGATTAATGGTTGGGCAAAGAATTTTGTTGTTGTCAAGCTGAAGGAAAGCTCATGAATTAGCTGGGATATTAAGCTCTCTTGGAAGGAGGTGCCTCAAGGCTGTAATGAGTTTTCTAGGTTAAACCTTATAGACCAAATATACCTTCTTTGAATGACctctataaaaaaagaaatatgatgTCGAAAAGTGCATATTTATGTCCAACTTACGGGACTGTCAGCAAGCTCATACCTTAAATTTTTTCCCTTTGTgattttcttttgctattttgaGCTCTAATTAAGttggtttttctttttgagcCTCTGATATGCTAATGGTACATCAAGCTTTCCAAAAACTTTGCCCTGTCCAGGGAGAGCATGAAAGACACCTTGGCTGCTTTCAAGGCCAACAAATCTATTGCCGATGTGGCTAAGGAAGTTTTCCAAGCTACAACTCCAGCATCATCAGCTCACCCTTCTGCTCGCACTACCACACCTTCCTTGGCTTTGGTGCCAGTGTCAGAGGGTTCCCCTTTTACGGCCTCTAGGACATCGATCCCTCCCAAGGCGCTGACCTCTTCTAAGGCTCCATCTTCCCCAAAGGAAGTTCCTAAGGAGCCCATAATTGTTAATGAGTAAGTGGAGAGCCATTCGAAGGAGGGCACTAGGTTCCCCCTTTGAACCTTTTTCCTATCAGGGCTCTGGGTGATATCGCCATTAGAGACAGGGCAGCCAAACGTGCTAGAACTTCATAACCCATGAAGGCAGTCCCTTCCCCTCCTATTGATAAAAGGAAGAATGTGGTGGAGGATTTTTGCTCTTGATAACGACCTGTTGAATGCTGCCGAGGTCAATGCTGAATCAACACCGGCCTCAGTAACTCAGATGCTATGCAACAGGAGGTTCGGGGGAGTACCAAATGCTTCGACCCTTATTTTTTGGCCCTTGTTAGATATTTGGCCTGTCCACTAAGCAGCAAGTAGCCTTTAGCTTGCGTTCCATAGAGGCCCTTGGAGACGGTCTAAGAGAGATGTTTCTTATGGTGAGTTACCTGTCTTTCTTGTTAATATTTCTGAATTCAAGGTTTTCCTAACGTTATTTCTTTTTTGTGGCAATCTTTGGGCATGTACATGGAGATTGATGCTCGGAATCAATCACTTCAGGGCTCCATGGACCTCGGTGTTAAAGAAGCACATCAGGATGAGAATTTGATTGCTACTACTCTGGCCCGTCAACATATA
This is a stretch of genomic DNA from Manihot esculenta cultivar AM560-2 chromosome 2, M.esculenta_v8, whole genome shotgun sequence. It encodes these proteins:
- the LOC110608660 gene encoding ubiquitin-conjugating enzyme E2 30 isoform X2, encoding MALKRINKELRDMQKEPPVSCSAGPVGDDMFHWQATIMGPADSPFAGGVFSVSIHFPPDYPFKPPKVSFKTRVYHPNINNKGSICLDILKEQWSPALTVSKVLLSICSLLTDPNPDDPLVPDIANVYKTDKAKYESTARSWTQKYAMG
- the LOC110607257 gene encoding uncharacterized protein LOC110607257 — encoded protein: MLGRQLASPLLTFDSPTRLSFSTPDRAIASPNIACLNVNSSQALPSNLIQGAWTSHFPRKKWTIHSSAQIDNLTLNDEDKKTWETCREALSAFEFSIEEKDKILGKAFGHVHSPYWGEERKREVPKFEIVNEILDHLRSLGLSDDDLYKLVKKFPEVLGCSLDKELKTNVQILEKDWGIKGKSLRNLLLRNPKVLGYNVDCKGDCMAQCTRCWVRF
- the LOC110608660 gene encoding ubiquitin-conjugating enzyme E2 30 isoform X1, coding for MLFIYFFSLINISSEVLILNFRGLDMALKRINKELRDMQKEPPVSCSAGPVGDDMFHWQATIMGPADSPFAGGVFSVSIHFPPDYPFKPPKVSFKTRVYHPNINNKGSICLDILKEQWSPALTVSKVLLSICSLLTDPNPDDPLVPDIANVYKTDKAKYESTARSWTQKYAMG